Within Limisalsivibrio acetivorans, the genomic segment TAAACCCTGAAACCGAGATAAACCACAGCATAGGCTCCAAGCCCGCCTTCGCCTTCGTTCCCTTCACTATGATAAACCCCGGCGATGTTGCACTTATGACCGTCCCCGGATACCCCGTTGCAGGGTCCATAACAAAATACCTCGGCGGCGAGGTTTATAACCTCCCCCTCACAAGGGAGAACAGCTTCCTCCCCGATCTCGACGCAATCCCTGCGGACGTGCTCAAGAAGGCTAAATTCCTCTACCTCAACTACCCCAACAACCCCACAGGGGCACTTGCTCCCGTATCCTTCTATGAGAAGGTTGTTGAGTTCGCCAAGAAGAACGATATCGCCGTTATCTCCGATGCGGCCTACATAGAGCTTACCTACGGCGAGGACCAGCCCTCCTTCCTCAGCGTCCCCGGCGCAAAGGATGTGGGTATCGAGATCCACTCCCTCTCCAAGAGCTACAACATGACAGGCTGGAGAATGGCCTTCGTATGCGGTAACGAGCACCTTGTTAAGGCGTTTGCCACAGTGAAGGACAACAACGACTCCGGCCAGTTTATCCCGATACAGAAAGCATCCGCATACGCCCTTGAGCATCCCGAGCTCATCAAAGAGACGAGGGAGAAGTATGCAAGAAGGCTTAAGGGGCTCGCTGAAGTTCTCAGAAAGAACGGTTTCGATGTGGATGAGCCCAAGGGAACATTCTACCTCTACTTCGGCATCCCCAAGGCAACCAAGAAGGGGCGTGAGTTCAAGAGTGCAGAGGAGTTCTGCGACTATCTCATCAGAGAGAAGCTCATAAGCTCCGTTCCGTGGGATGATGCGGGCAACTTCCTCCGCTTCTCCGCAACCTTCACGGCAGACACCGTAGAAGAGGAGCAGAAGATCATCGGCGAGATCGACAAGCGTCTCTCCGACGAAGAATTCGTATTCTAAAAGTGCTTTAGTTCATAAAACGGGTTAAACCCCGGTCGAAAGGCCGGGGTTTTTCTTTTTGCGACCCTAGTCTTCCAGAGCAAACTCCACAGCCGCATCGGCATGGATCGCCGTGGTATCAAAAAGATCCAGCTTGGTATCCTCCTGATTGACCAGCATGCCTATCTCCGTACAGCCGAGGATCACACCCTCCGCCCCACGCTCGGCAAGGTCGTCAATAATATCTATGTACCTTCTGCGTGATTCATCCCTGGTTATCCCCATGCAGAGTTCTTTGTATATAACATCGTGCACAATTTTACGGTCGTTTTTGGTGGGTGTTATAACGTTAAGGTCGTGGACATCTTCAAGGCGCCCTTTATAGAACTCCTGCTCCATGGTGAAGGCTGTTCCGAGAAGACCCACAGTCTTGATCGCCTGCCTTCTCACAGCCCTTCCTGTGGCGTCGGCTATGTGAAGAAGCGGTACATCAACGCTGTCCTCTATGGCGGGGGCGACCTTATGCATAGTGTTCGTGCATATAACGATAAAGTCCGCCCCGGCACGCTCCAGCTTCATGGCCGAGCGGCTGAGCATCTCACCCATCCTCCCCCAGAGCCCCTCGTTCTGAAGGCGTTCTATCTCATGGAAGTCTACGCTGTACATGAGGATCTCTGCCGAATGCAGACCGCCAAGACGCTCACGCACACCTTCGTTGATAAGCTTGTAGTAGTTTACAGTGGACTCCCAGCTCATCCCCCCGAGCATACCTATCTTCTTCATGGTCTCTCCTTATTATCAGATATTATAACAGTCCGAAGCGGATAAAGCATTAACGTATTGCTGACAATATTCTGGATTTTTGATAACAACTCCGTCCTATAAGTAAAGGATTTGAAAACCGTTAATATATGGAGAGATGCCATGATTAAGCTTTCTAGAAGATCCTTTATCAAGACAGTCAGCGTAGCTGCAGCAGGAACAGCCTTCAACCTCAGCCTAACCGGCTGCGGCGGCTCGGGTGATGAGTACGAAACGGACACCTCCCTCTTTCCCCAGTCGGTGGTTTCCGGAGATCCCAGGGAATCAAGCGTTATCCTCTGGACAAGGATAGACGCATCCAAAACCGGCGAGGATGCACCCGAGCTCTCCCTGCAGGTAGCAACGGACAGCAAGTTCGACAACCTCGTACTTAACACCTCCGGTCTCTCAACATCCGCCGATACCGACCACTGCGTTAAGGTTAAAGTGACCGGCCTCTCCCCCTACACCACATACTATTACCGCTTCATATACGCAAAGGACGACCAGTACAAGAAATACACCACTAGAACAGCCCGCACAAAGACAGCCCCCTCCGCCGATGCAGACGTTGAGGTTAAGTTCACATTCCTCAGTTGTCAGGACTATATAGGCAGATACTACAACTCCCTCAAGCACCATGTGGACAACCTCACAGATATCGATTTCGTTGTATACCTCGGCGACTACATCTATGAAACCACCGGCGACCCCCAGTTTCAGGCACTTGAAGGTCGCAAAATAAACTTCAGCGACACATCAGAATCCGTTCAGCTGGGCAGCGGGGAGAGCTCATACTACGGTGCATACTCCGTTTCAAACTACCGCGACATATATAAAACATACCGTACAGACTCCGTTCTCCAGCGTTTCCACGAGCTCTTCCCCATTATCGTAATCTGGGACGACCACGAATACTCCGATGACTGCCATGCAGAAACAGCCACCTACTTCGACGGGCTCAAGGATGAAAAGGACCTCCTCCGCAGGCAGAACGCCGAGCAGGTATTCTACGAATTCATACCCGTGGACAATACGGAGAGTGGCGGACAGTTCGAAACCTCCGATGCAAAGCTTATCGGCGGTGCAGAGCATAAGGGTATCTACCGTGATTTCCGCTTCGGCAAACACCTTCATCTCGTTCTTACAGACTACCGTTCCTTCCGCCCAGACCACCTCATCCCCGAGGATGCCTTCCCCGGAAAGATCGTTATGGACAAGGCCGCCCTCATCTCCGTTTTCGATGGTATATACGGTGCGGGAGCAGGTGAAGGTGTATACGAAAGCATGAAAGCGGGATTTGGCCCCTATGTGGATATGACCCTTTCTCCATGGGACGCATACGCACCCGCACTGATCCCCACTCTCTCCGCCTCATACCAGCTCGAAGGCCTTGCCCAGGCAGAGGCGGACACAAAGGCGGCTTCGGATCTCTCCGAAAAGGTGAGCGCCTATGTATTCAACATGCTGGTAGATGCATATAACTCCCAGGCGGCTCAGCTCGGACTTGATCCCCTCCCTAAAATAGATGACAACACCTACAACAACATCCTCGACAGAGGAGTGGCATA encodes:
- a CDS encoding LL-diaminopimelate aminotransferase, yielding MSQFMENLIAERLGGKMFGKDTNIYKFEKIKRAKRAAMDANPGTELIDMGVGEPDQMAHEDVRKILCEEAAKRENRFYSDNGIQEFKDVAAKYMKDRFGVEINPETEINHSIGSKPAFAFVPFTMINPGDVALMTVPGYPVAGSITKYLGGEVYNLPLTRENSFLPDLDAIPADVLKKAKFLYLNYPNNPTGALAPVSFYEKVVEFAKKNDIAVISDAAYIELTYGEDQPSFLSVPGAKDVGIEIHSLSKSYNMTGWRMAFVCGNEHLVKAFATVKDNNDSGQFIPIQKASAYALEHPELIKETREKYARRLKGLAEVLRKNGFDVDEPKGTFYLYFGIPKATKKGREFKSAEEFCDYLIREKLISSVPWDDAGNFLRFSATFTADTVEEEQKIIGEIDKRLSDEEFVF
- a CDS encoding aspartate/glutamate racemase family protein translates to MKKIGMLGGMSWESTVNYYKLINEGVRERLGGLHSAEILMYSVDFHEIERLQNEGLWGRMGEMLSRSAMKLERAGADFIVICTNTMHKVAPAIEDSVDVPLLHIADATGRAVRRQAIKTVGLLGTAFTMEQEFYKGRLEDVHDLNVITPTKNDRKIVHDVIYKELCMGITRDESRRRYIDIIDDLAERGAEGVILGCTEIGMLVNQEDTKLDLFDTTAIHADAAVEFALED
- a CDS encoding alkaline phosphatase D family protein, with protein sequence MIKLSRRSFIKTVSVAAAGTAFNLSLTGCGGSGDEYETDTSLFPQSVVSGDPRESSVILWTRIDASKTGEDAPELSLQVATDSKFDNLVLNTSGLSTSADTDHCVKVKVTGLSPYTTYYYRFIYAKDDQYKKYTTRTARTKTAPSADADVEVKFTFLSCQDYIGRYYNSLKHHVDNLTDIDFVVYLGDYIYETTGDPQFQALEGRKINFSDTSESVQLGSGESSYYGAYSVSNYRDIYKTYRTDSVLQRFHELFPIIVIWDDHEYSDDCHAETATYFDGLKDEKDLLRRQNAEQVFYEFIPVDNTESGGQFETSDAKLIGGAEHKGIYRDFRFGKHLHLVLTDYRSFRPDHLIPEDAFPGKIVMDKAALISVFDGIYGAGAGEGVYESMKAGFGPYVDMTLSPWDAYAPALIPTLSASYQLEGLAQAEADTKAASDLSEKVSAYVFNMLVDAYNSQAAQLGLDPLPKIDDNTYNNILDRGVAYLHLGKQGNFSDIGSRYGVLKATFDLYTAYAYMSDMMAGKTPENVFGDIQQAWIDSTLTASDASNICFASSVSTNSLVWDLTSLDIPADFKQMFYANVDHWDGFPNKRKALIEQLSMLSPNTFIIAGDIHASYVGKHTGTNGTAVADFTGTSVSSKTFVGMVENVAEVILSSGAFTEEQGDAVRETLITNLDQTMMTANPSMVYANSYDHGYVTVTANGEGVQADYVLISKDAITENYYSRMDELEDMIAKKSFLFSDNNVTEI